A section of the Fibrobacter sp. UWP2 genome encodes:
- a CDS encoding V-type ATP synthase subunit K (produces ATP from ADP in the presence of a proton gradient across the membrane; the K subunit is a nonenzymatic component which binds the dimeric form by interacting with the G and E subunits): MDQAQLLTLAKLGAVAALGLAAVGSALGCGTAGMAAIGAWKKAYLKGKNALFTLLIFVGAPIAQTIYGMLLMMYILNKSQAAPANWAAYLGVGIFGGIGMMASAWYVGKSAADACNALGETGKGLVNYLMVLGVGETGFVFLLGFGKFFYLWHSYVDVVGVYFFAGAPPGQPFYKAKTPRNPWHDAYGHYTWTACARPA, from the coding sequence ATGGATCAAGCTCAACTTTTAACGCTCGCGAAACTCGGCGCGGTGGCGGCCCTGGGCCTTGCCGCGGTGGGTTCTGCGCTGGGCTGCGGGACTGCCGGCATGGCAGCCATCGGGGCCTGGAAGAAGGCGTATCTCAAGGGTAAGAACGCGCTGTTTACGCTGCTCATCTTCGTGGGCGCGCCGATTGCGCAGACAATCTACGGCATGTTGCTGATGATGTACATCCTGAACAAGTCCCAGGCGGCCCCGGCCAACTGGGCTGCATACCTGGGTGTGGGCATCTTCGGTGGCATCGGCATGATGGCATCTGCCTGGTACGTGGGTAAGTCCGCTGCGGACGCCTGCAACGCCCTCGGCGAAACCGGCAAGGGCCTGGTGAACTACCTGATGGTGCTCGGTGTCGGCGAAACCGGGTTCGTCTTTTTGCTAGGTTTTGGCAAATTTTTCTATCTTTGGCACAGCTATGTTGACGTCGTTGGCGTTTATTTTTTTGCTGGGGCTCCTCCTGGGCAACCTTTTTACAAGGCTAAAACTCCCCGGAATCCTTGGCATGATGCTTACGGGCATTATACTTGGACCGCATGCGCTCGACCTGCTTAG